In one window of Nanoarchaeota archaeon DNA:
- a CDS encoding CDP-2,3-bis-(O-geranylgeranyl)-sn-glycerol synthase — translation MLNELLILALQSLWFILPAYFANSSPVVGGGGTPIDFGKKMPDGEPILGPGKTWRGVFTGIAAAVIVAGLQDYIQNRFDLSQYGLITMSIQLGFLLGAGAIVGDSVKSFFKRRLKIARGAEWPLLDQLDFIVGALLFAMLSETALAYLNWKIVLFLVVFTPLIHRATNLFAFKTHLKNVPW, via the coding sequence ATGCTCAACGAGCTTCTTATCCTTGCATTACAATCCTTATGGTTCATTCTTCCCGCGTATTTTGCAAATAGCTCTCCGGTTGTCGGCGGCGGCGGAACGCCTATTGATTTCGGCAAAAAGATGCCTGATGGCGAGCCGATTTTAGGCCCTGGTAAAACATGGCGCGGGGTATTTACCGGAATCGCTGCTGCGGTCATAGTTGCAGGATTGCAGGATTATATTCAAAATCGATTCGATTTGTCGCAATATGGCTTGATAACAATGTCGATTCAGCTCGGTTTTCTTCTTGGTGCGGGCGCAATAGTCGGCGATTCTGTAAAGAGCTTTTTTAAGCGCAGGCTCAAAATTGCGCGCGGAGCGGAATGGCCCTTGCTCGATCAGCTGGATTTTATTGTTGGCGCGCTTCTGTTTGCAATGCTCTCAGAAACTGCATTGGCATACTTGAATTGGAAAATCGTACTGTTTTTGGTTGTTTTCACGCCGCTCATACATCGTGCAACAAATCTATTCGCATTCAAAACACATCTGAAAAATGTTCCTTGGTGA
- a CDS encoding 50S ribosomal protein L15e, which yields MGAYKYIRKIWEQPKKNLGKLWLQRLIQWRREDTVTRIEHPIRIDRARALGYKAKQGFVMARVKVPRGGYERPRHKAGRKPKKAGFLNYNLKKSKQVIAEEKAARKFPNLEVLNSYWVGEDGPHMWYEIIMLDPEHAAVKSDKDVNWITRPANRGRANRGLTSAGKKSRGL from the coding sequence ATGGGAGCATACAAATACATTCGAAAAATATGGGAACAGCCGAAGAAAAACCTCGGGAAGCTGTGGCTACAGCGCCTGATTCAATGGCGACGCGAAGACACAGTTACGAGAATTGAGCATCCAATAAGAATTGATCGCGCTCGCGCGCTCGGATACAAGGCAAAGCAGGGCTTTGTCATGGCGCGCGTAAAAGTGCCGCGAGGCGGATATGAAAGGCCGCGCCACAAGGCAGGAAGAAAGCCGAAAAAAGCCGGTTTCTTAAACTACAACCTGAAGAAATCAAAACAGGTCATTGCTGAGGAAAAGGCAGCAAGAAAATTCCCTAATCTTGAAGTTCTTAACAGCTACTGGGTAGGCGAAGATGGTCCGCATATGTGGTATGAGATCATAATGCTTGATCCGGAGCATGCAGCTGTAAAATCCGACAAGGATGTCAACTGGATCACACGCCCGGCGAACAGAGGGCGCGCAAACAGAGGGCTCACAAGCGCAGGAAAGAAGAGCAGGGGATTGTAA
- a CDS encoding HD domain-containing protein — MNRLLKLCEKLSDKKLREDTEELLKSTKLHHPEFTMKFTIQNCPTAPDSRQARPGGLIEHTISVVDLCETIGKSIAKSYKLPINFDHLLCAAILHDVYKTVEFGAEGGQYVIDEVYLNHVELLVAELYKRKFPKEIIHIVAAHFGNTSPTPPRTYEALILHHADTFDAIIATNVFQMIKLQEQIMESMGVRKV, encoded by the coding sequence ATGAATCGTCTTTTAAAATTATGCGAAAAACTTTCTGACAAAAAGCTTCGGGAAGATACTGAAGAGCTTCTGAAATCAACAAAGTTGCATCATCCCGAATTTACAATGAAGTTCACCATTCAGAATTGTCCGACAGCGCCGGATTCAAGGCAGGCGCGCCCCGGAGGCTTAATAGAGCATACGATTTCAGTAGTGGACTTATGCGAAACTATCGGAAAAAGCATTGCAAAATCATACAAGCTTCCGATAAACTTTGACCATCTTCTTTGCGCAGCAATACTGCATGATGTCTACAAAACCGTTGAATTCGGCGCAGAAGGAGGGCAATATGTGATTGATGAAGTCTACCTCAATCATGTCGAACTTTTAGTGGCTGAGCTTTACAAGCGCAAGTTCCCGAAAGAAATAATACATATTGTTGCGGCGCACTTCGGAAACACCTCACCGACGCCGCCGCGAACGTACGAGGCGCTGATTCTGCACCATGCAGATACTTTTGATGCAATAATTGCAACAAATGTTTTTCAGATGATTAAGCTGCAGGAGCAGATAATGGAGAGCATGGGCGTTAGGAAGGTTTAA
- a CDS encoding iron-molybdenum cofactor biosynthesis protein, which produces MKIAIASDDKKTISHHFGRALGFVVFDIKNDKTVSRDYRNNIGKNSGECGSCDHSAMIKNVKDCKIVISYGMGQRIYNDLTSSGIIPLVTEEETVDEALNQFLKNELKNRLDKLH; this is translated from the coding sequence ATGAAAATAGCCATAGCGAGTGATGATAAAAAGACAATATCGCACCATTTTGGTAGAGCATTAGGGTTTGTAGTGTTTGATATTAAGAATGATAAAACAGTTAGTAGGGATTATAGGAATAATATTGGCAAAAATTCTGGCGAGTGTGGAAGCTGCGACCATTCTGCTATGATTAAAAATGTCAAAGATTGTAAAATTGTAATAAGTTATGGAATGGGTCAGAGAATTTATAATGATTTAACAAGTAGCGGCATAATCCCATTAGTTACTGAAGAAGAGACCGTAGATGAAGCACTTAATCAGTTCTTGAAGAATGAATTAAAAAATAGGTTAGATAAACTGCATTAA